A genome region from Aliivibrio salmonicida LFI1238 includes the following:
- a CDS encoding glutathione S-transferase family protein, with amino-acid sequence MIILHGFAASNYYNLVKHVLLYKQLPFQENLIYGGSDELLTISPAGKVPAITTQEGLHLSESSVICDFIEETFPATPLYPENAGERAVIRQIMNIAELYLELPSRRFIPYVLSGTDVPEPVKAEVRQVLTRGVTALSSLCQFTPWIAGEELTMADIYVYYINIIVSTFGSSQLDWDILAEVPGMKAWNDSMSQSIIAQNVEVDRQANIPEFTQKIKAQIQAAKTK; translated from the coding sequence ATGATTATTTTGCACGGTTTTGCCGCTAGTAACTATTACAACCTAGTGAAACATGTACTTCTATACAAGCAACTGCCATTCCAAGAAAATCTCATTTACGGTGGTAGTGATGAGCTATTAACAATCAGTCCTGCGGGAAAAGTACCTGCTATAACAACGCAAGAAGGCCTTCATCTTTCAGAGTCGAGTGTTATTTGTGATTTTATAGAAGAGACATTCCCTGCGACTCCGCTATACCCTGAAAATGCAGGCGAACGTGCAGTTATTCGTCAAATAATGAACATAGCAGAGCTTTATTTGGAATTACCAAGCAGACGATTTATACCCTATGTATTGTCAGGTACTGACGTTCCAGAACCCGTTAAAGCCGAAGTACGCCAAGTATTAACACGTGGAGTCACAGCCTTAAGTAGTTTGTGTCAATTCACGCCTTGGATTGCAGGTGAAGAATTAACGATGGCTGATATCTACGTTTATTATATCAACATCATTGTAAGCACTTTTGGTTCTAGCCAACTTGACTGGGACATACTTGCAGAAGTACCAGGAATGAAAGCATGGAACGATTCTATGAGCCAGTCGATCATTGCTCAAAACGTAGAAGTCGATCGCCAGGCAAACATCCCTGAATTTACCCAAAAAATAAAAGCTCAAATTCAAGCAGCAAAGACTAAATAA
- a CDS encoding zinc-binding dehydrogenase: MTNTNIQLISTISEDNKLTLSLQDIDMPQPNADEVVIRIEAAPLNPSDLGVLFSAADMTTAEQSGTTQHPVITADVPAQFMPSLAKRVGKAIPVGNEGAGTVIAAGSSPAAQALMGKTVAVIGGGTYRQFICANVQSCLELKEGTTAKEGASSFVNPLTALAMVETMRAEGHKAIIHAAAASNLGQMLNRICIADNVDLINIVRKEEQETLLQDMGAKYIVNSSSETFLADLTAAIIETGATIAFDPIGGGQLTSDILNCMEVAAARDMKEHSVYGSDTFKQVYIYGALNRGPITLHRNFGFAWGVNGFLLFNALGKLGTTTAIAMRKRVADEITTTFASNYTHEVSLAEVLQLQSLAAYSKQATGEKYLITPQK; encoded by the coding sequence ATGACAAATACAAATATCCAACTTATTTCAACAATTAGCGAAGACAATAAGCTCACGCTTTCCCTACAAGACATCGACATGCCACAACCTAATGCCGATGAAGTCGTTATTCGCATTGAAGCTGCCCCATTAAACCCATCTGATTTAGGCGTTTTATTCAGTGCCGCTGATATGACTACCGCAGAGCAATCAGGCACAACTCAACATCCTGTGATTACCGCTGATGTTCCTGCTCAGTTTATGCCATCGCTTGCAAAGCGTGTGGGTAAAGCAATTCCTGTTGGGAATGAAGGCGCAGGAACCGTTATAGCCGCGGGATCATCACCTGCAGCACAAGCGTTAATGGGTAAAACCGTTGCGGTAATTGGCGGCGGAACTTACCGTCAATTTATCTGTGCTAATGTGCAAAGCTGCTTAGAATTAAAAGAAGGCACGACAGCGAAAGAAGGCGCATCGTCTTTTGTTAACCCACTTACTGCATTAGCTATGGTAGAAACAATGCGTGCCGAAGGCCATAAAGCCATTATTCATGCCGCCGCGGCGTCTAATCTTGGTCAAATGTTAAACCGTATTTGTATTGCCGATAACGTCGATTTAATTAACATTGTACGTAAAGAAGAACAAGAAACACTATTACAAGATATGGGCGCAAAATACATTGTTAACTCAAGCAGTGAAACTTTCCTTGCTGATTTAACGGCTGCGATTATTGAAACGGGTGCAACGATTGCGTTTGATCCCATTGGTGGCGGTCAATTAACCAGTGATATTCTTAACTGCATGGAAGTTGCTGCGGCTCGTGATATGAAAGAACACAGCGTTTATGGTTCTGACACTTTCAAACAAGTGTATATTTATGGCGCATTAAACCGTGGCCCTATTACTTTACATCGTAATTTTGGTTTTGCTTGGGGTGTCAATGGATTCTTACTATTCAATGCCTTAGGTAAATTAGGGACGACAACAGCAATAGCAATGCGTAAACGTGTTGCAGATGAAATCACCACCACATTTGCTAGTAACTACACACATGAAGTGTCATTAGCTGAAGTATTACAATTACAATCATTGGCCGCTTATTCTAAACAAGCGACAGGTGAAAAGTACTTAATTACGCCTCAGAAATAG
- the tnpA gene encoding IS66 family insertion sequence element accessory protein TnpA, whose amino-acid sequence MQKDKKRTPEQWHALFESQQSSKLSAAEFCRNHNILPKTFSARKARWKQKINASTFLKVEALTSTIIATPQLPDIQLSIGKLRLTLPANTEPHWIGLLLKGYQS is encoded by the coding sequence ATGCAAAAAGATAAAAAGAGAACACCAGAGCAATGGCACGCTCTATTTGAATCTCAGCAATCTAGCAAGCTTAGTGCCGCTGAATTTTGTCGTAACCATAATATTCTGCCAAAGACATTTAGTGCACGTAAAGCACGATGGAAACAAAAGATTAACGCTTCTACTTTCTTGAAAGTAGAAGCGTTAACATCAACTATCATCGCCACTCCACAATTACCAGATATTCAACTTTCTATCGGAAAATTGCGATTAACATTGCCAGCTAATACTGAACCTCACTGGATAGGACTCTTATTAAAAGGGTATCAATCATGA
- the tnpB gene encoding IS66 family insertion sequence element accessory protein TnpB (TnpB, as the term is used for proteins encoded by IS66 family insertion elements, is considered an accessory protein, since TnpC, encoded by a neighboring gene, is a DDE family transposase.), with protein sequence MNVFTDVSTIYLHRDFVDFRKAINGLVVIVEQEMQLSPFSDALFIFCNKPRDKLKILYWDKTGFALWYKRLDEDRFKWPRNINNDTLALSEQQLTLLLQGFDILGHQPVHYQTTL encoded by the coding sequence ATGAATGTATTTACTGATGTTTCCACCATTTATCTTCATCGTGATTTTGTCGATTTTCGCAAGGCCATTAATGGCCTTGTCGTGATTGTTGAGCAAGAAATGCAACTATCACCGTTTAGTGATGCTCTATTTATATTTTGCAATAAGCCTCGTGATAAACTCAAAATATTGTATTGGGATAAAACAGGATTCGCTTTATGGTACAAGCGATTAGATGAAGACCGCTTCAAATGGCCACGAAATATAAATAACGATACGTTAGCATTATCAGAGCAGCAACTGACACTGCTATTACAAGGTTTTGATATCTTAGGACATCAACCGGTACATTATCAAACAACCCTTTAA
- a CDS encoding L-cystine transporter, which yields MSLAVIINLIVFIGLIFFLNTQQRKEYTLSRLVLIGLIAGSVYGLALQLIHGEGSAIIKTTLDWVNVVGSGYVGLLKMVIMPLVLVSMFSAVVKLDKSGSLGKISGVTIGVLLFTTMISALIGIGVTQAFGLTAAGLTEGVRETARVAVLESRMSSVSDLTIPQMLVSFIPTNPFADLTGTRSTSIIAVVIFAILAGIAARKVSQEKEELAGPINTFVEVAQSIVMRLVKMIMALTPYGILALLTKVVATSNAADILNLLGFIVASYVAILLMFAVHGLLVSFVGVNPIDYFKKIWPVLTFAFSSRSSAATIPLNVQAQITKLRVPPAIANLSATFGATIGQNGCAGIYPAMLAVMVAPTMGIPIDAHFILSLVAIITVSSFGIAGVGGGATFAALIVLPAMGLPVTIAALLISIEPLIDMARTALNVSGAMTAGTITSRVLGEKSTDEQVESAQV from the coding sequence ATGTCATTAGCCGTTATCATCAATTTGATCGTCTTTATCGGTCTTATCTTTTTTCTTAATACGCAACAGCGTAAAGAATACACCTTATCTCGCCTTGTGCTTATTGGCTTAATTGCGGGTAGCGTTTATGGGTTAGCACTTCAACTTATTCATGGTGAAGGCAGTGCCATCATTAAGACCACGCTTGATTGGGTAAATGTTGTTGGCAGCGGTTATGTTGGCTTACTAAAAATGGTTATCATGCCATTAGTATTAGTCTCTATGTTTTCTGCGGTAGTGAAACTGGATAAATCAGGCTCTTTAGGTAAGATCAGTGGCGTCACGATTGGCGTACTTCTATTTACCACTATGATTTCTGCCCTTATCGGTATCGGGGTAACTCAAGCCTTTGGTTTAACAGCAGCAGGCTTAACAGAAGGCGTTCGTGAAACCGCTCGCGTTGCCGTATTAGAATCTCGCATGAGCAGCGTCAGTGATTTAACCATCCCTCAAATGTTAGTTAGTTTTATTCCCACCAATCCTTTTGCCGATTTAACTGGCACTCGCTCAACCTCTATTATTGCCGTCGTCATTTTTGCAATTTTAGCGGGTATTGCTGCGCGTAAAGTCAGCCAAGAAAAAGAAGAACTCGCCGGACCAATCAATACGTTTGTTGAAGTTGCACAGTCAATAGTCATGCGTTTAGTTAAAATGATCATGGCACTAACACCTTACGGTATTTTAGCGTTATTAACTAAAGTCGTCGCAACATCAAACGCTGCAGATATTTTAAACTTACTTGGTTTTATCGTGGCATCTTATGTCGCGATCTTATTGATGTTTGCAGTACACGGTTTATTAGTTTCTTTTGTTGGCGTAAACCCAATTGATTACTTCAAGAAAATTTGGCCTGTATTAACATTTGCATTCAGCTCTCGCAGCTCAGCGGCAACGATTCCATTGAATGTACAAGCTCAAATTACTAAGCTGCGCGTCCCGCCTGCGATTGCAAATTTATCAGCTACGTTTGGTGCAACGATTGGCCAAAATGGGTGTGCAGGTATCTACCCTGCAATGCTAGCGGTAATGGTTGCACCAACAATGGGGATTCCAATTGACGCTCACTTTATTCTTTCTCTGGTTGCGATTATTACTGTCAGTTCATTTGGTATTGCAGGTGTCGGTGGCGGTGCAACATTTGCGGCATTAATCGTTCTTCCTGCTATGGGCTTACCTGTAACCATCGCCGCACTACTTATTTCGATTGAGCCTCTTATTGATATGGCTCGTACTGCACTTAACGTCAGTGGCGCGATGACAGCCGGAACCATCACAAGCCGAGTACTTGGTGAAAAAAGTACCGATGAACAAGTAGAAAGCGCACAAGTGTAA
- a CDS encoding thiopurine S-methyltransferase, with protein sequence MDQEFWQKKWASNVIGFHLPDTNPVLSEFWKALNPTREQTVFVPLCGKSMDLDWLAERHNSVSGVELSQIAVRAFFAERLYTPTVTTLSSTLELYDFDEFTIFAGDYFTAPIEATDLIYDRAALVALPKEMRSEYVQVLRSRLKEGGRILLVTLDYDQNEMSGPPFSVPEDEVRSLFSGMSITKLQRDEADADHPRIKKGLTRFAEEVWLIKS encoded by the coding sequence ATGGATCAAGAATTTTGGCAAAAAAAATGGGCGAGTAACGTCATTGGTTTTCATTTACCAGATACCAATCCCGTCTTGTCGGAGTTTTGGAAAGCCTTAAACCCCACTCGTGAACAAACAGTGTTTGTACCATTATGTGGCAAATCAATGGATCTAGATTGGCTTGCAGAGAGACACAATTCAGTTTCTGGGGTTGAGTTAAGCCAAATTGCAGTACGTGCATTTTTTGCAGAGCGTTTATACACACCGACGGTGACGACATTAAGTAGTACGCTTGAGCTGTATGATTTTGACGAATTTACTATTTTTGCTGGCGATTATTTTACTGCACCCATTGAGGCGACCGATCTAATTTATGATCGTGCAGCCTTAGTGGCGTTGCCTAAAGAGATGCGATCTGAATACGTGCAAGTATTACGTTCTCGTTTAAAAGAGGGAGGGCGTATCTTGTTAGTGACATTAGATTATGACCAAAATGAAATGTCAGGGCCTCCTTTCTCAGTACCAGAGGATGAAGTACGTTCGTTGTTTTCAGGTATGAGCATCACAAAATTACAACGTGATGAAGCAGATGCTGATCATCCTAGAATTAAAAAAGGATTAACTCGCTTTGCAGAAGAAGTGTGGTTGATTAAGAGTTAG
- a CDS encoding phosphocholine cytidylyltransferase family protein, producing MNKNNSPMKAIILAAGVGSRIRPLTDNCPKSLLKIEGKPILEMMITNILHCGISEVIIVLGYLQDQIKAFVNDTFPDLNVTYIVNENYESTNTGYSLMLTEKYVGNSGFIKFDADVVFDNDILRNLIKNNHENCLCFDKNIQLDAEEVKVILTDDNRVLKANKSVNPVEAIGESIGIEKISSSTAITLFSELKLMMEDEKNHQEYYEEAYDRLIEKHVPFYGLDITGLKWIEIDTLEDFSEAATIYRK from the coding sequence ATGAATAAAAATAACTCACCAATGAAAGCCATCATTCTAGCCGCAGGCGTCGGGTCAAGAATCAGACCGCTAACGGATAATTGCCCTAAAAGCCTTTTAAAGATTGAAGGTAAACCTATTTTAGAAATGATGATCACAAACATACTACATTGTGGCATTTCTGAAGTAATCATTGTATTAGGCTATTTACAAGATCAGATAAAAGCGTTTGTTAACGATACTTTCCCTGATTTAAATGTGACTTACATTGTTAATGAAAACTATGAAAGCACGAATACTGGCTATTCATTAATGCTGACTGAAAAATACGTCGGAAATTCAGGTTTTATTAAGTTTGATGCCGATGTGGTTTTTGACAACGATATTCTGCGTAACCTTATCAAAAACAATCATGAAAATTGCCTCTGCTTTGACAAAAACATTCAGTTAGACGCCGAAGAAGTTAAGGTCATACTAACCGATGATAACCGTGTACTAAAAGCAAACAAATCAGTAAACCCGGTAGAAGCCATTGGCGAATCTATTGGTATTGAGAAAATTTCTAGCTCAACAGCTATTACGCTTTTTTCTGAATTAAAACTCATGATGGAAGACGAAAAAAATCATCAAGAATATTATGAAGAAGCTTACGATCGTCTTATTGAAAAACACGTTCCTTTTTACGGATTAGATATTACGGGTTTGAAATGGATTGAGATTGATACGTTAGAAGACTTTAGTGAAGCGGCTACGATTTATCGAAAGTAA
- a CDS encoding CDP-alcohol phosphatidyltransferase family protein yields the protein MNISNEKLTKLWATKNKDDEWWSSFVTSPLAIFANYFVVDIKWLTPNIITLLSFLVALVSVALIVIGGHINFVIAAFLIQFSHTLDCMDGQMARFRKTSSPTGSYYDKLTDHLQVALWFGAVGYAAYDQTQSITPLLLAFAGVTFYSLRGYSKYMFLYTKMQNDSDQIKQIPAKDTTEPTIEKAGISFSTAENLRWFFNEQRKIVFFNEGVFIFMLSAALIFNVLTPMLILFALSQFIYAIKRSLSQIAQLKEQNQN from the coding sequence ATGAATATTTCAAATGAAAAATTAACCAAATTATGGGCAACTAAAAATAAGGACGACGAATGGTGGTCATCTTTTGTGACTTCACCATTAGCTATTTTTGCTAATTATTTTGTCGTTGATATTAAGTGGTTAACCCCAAATATTATTACTTTACTGTCATTTCTAGTTGCTCTCGTTTCAGTCGCGCTTATTGTTATTGGTGGCCACATTAACTTTGTTATCGCTGCTTTTTTAATACAATTTAGTCATACACTTGATTGCATGGATGGTCAGATGGCGCGCTTTCGTAAAACCAGTTCTCCTACTGGCAGTTACTATGACAAATTGACAGATCACCTTCAAGTAGCGCTTTGGTTCGGCGCTGTAGGTTATGCAGCTTACGATCAAACACAAAGTATAACGCCTCTATTGTTAGCCTTCGCCGGAGTCACTTTCTATTCTTTACGTGGCTATTCAAAATATATGTTCCTTTACACAAAAATGCAGAATGATTCTGACCAGATAAAGCAAATACCCGCCAAAGACACAACCGAACCAACGATTGAAAAAGCGGGTATAAGTTTCAGCACAGCAGAGAATCTTCGTTGGTTCTTCAACGAACAACGCAAAATTGTATTTTTCAATGAAGGCGTATTTATCTTTATGTTATCCGCAGCATTAATCTTCAATGTCTTAACGCCGATGTTAATTCTATTTGCTCTCAGTCAGTTTATTTATGCCATAAAACGAAGTTTGAGCCAAATAGCGCAATTGAAAGAACAAAATCAAAACTAG
- a CDS encoding pyridoxal-phosphate-dependent aminotransferase family protein encodes MNKYLLLTPGPVNVANNVRMAIAKEDICHREVDFDLLLAGIEQKLLNVFEIKAVDDYRAVVITGSGTAANEAMLSSVVGDKKILVLSNGEFGDRLHEISKIHNQNTSVLEFPWGQSLDINIISDYLEHNSIDVIAMVHHETSSGILNSLEQIGTLAKIHNAKFIVDCVSSAGAEAIDVKRNNIDFFSSSSSKALGSYPGLSFVIGKTTEFEKLKNYPIKTAYLNLYKFYTFLKTVSQTPNTPAVPLFFALDQALSNILEQGVANRYADLRSKANFLRSGMQKLGFNFLLHERDMCSILTSVYVPADIDVDVLRQKLRDKSIIIYEGKGCFKHKVFQVGNIGEISFEDIQFFLDIQKEILQSSNILESHKLISLPKIRPLINKTKSILTPSPLVAVSIV; translated from the coding sequence TTGAATAAATATTTATTATTAACCCCAGGTCCGGTCAACGTAGCTAACAATGTTCGAATGGCGATTGCTAAAGAAGACATTTGTCATCGCGAAGTTGATTTTGATTTACTGTTGGCAGGTATTGAACAAAAATTGCTTAACGTTTTTGAAATAAAAGCCGTTGATGATTATAGAGCGGTTGTTATTACCGGCTCAGGAACCGCAGCAAATGAAGCCATGCTTTCTTCTGTTGTTGGTGACAAAAAAATTCTTGTTCTTTCTAACGGAGAGTTTGGGGATCGTTTACATGAAATATCTAAAATCCACAATCAGAACACTTCTGTACTTGAATTTCCATGGGGACAGAGCTTAGATATTAATATTATTTCTGATTATTTAGAGCACAATTCTATTGATGTAATAGCAATGGTTCATCATGAAACAAGCTCAGGTATTCTCAATTCTTTAGAGCAAATTGGCACACTAGCAAAAATACATAATGCCAAATTCATCGTCGATTGTGTCAGCAGCGCTGGTGCTGAAGCCATCGATGTGAAACGAAATAATATCGATTTCTTCTCAAGTTCAAGCTCTAAAGCCTTAGGCTCATACCCTGGTTTATCATTCGTTATAGGTAAAACCACTGAATTCGAAAAGTTAAAAAATTATCCGATAAAAACGGCATACCTGAATTTATATAAATTTTATACTTTCCTTAAAACCGTATCACAAACACCTAACACACCTGCTGTACCATTATTTTTTGCACTTGATCAAGCATTAAGCAACATACTCGAACAAGGGGTAGCAAATCGCTACGCAGACCTACGAAGTAAAGCGAATTTTTTACGCAGCGGTATGCAAAAACTAGGATTCAATTTTTTACTCCATGAACGTGATATGTGCTCAATATTAACCTCAGTTTATGTACCTGCGGATATTGACGTAGATGTGCTTCGCCAAAAACTTCGAGATAAATCCATTATTATTTATGAGGGTAAAGGATGCTTTAAACATAAAGTATTTCAAGTAGGCAATATTGGAGAGATTTCTTTTGAAGATATTCAATTCTTCTTAGATATACAAAAAGAAATCTTACAAAGCAGCAATATACTCGAAAGTCATAAGCTAATTTCATTGCCAAAAATACGTCCTTTAATCAATAAAACGAAATCCATATTAACCCCTTCTCCATTAGTTGCTGTGAGCATAGTATAA
- a CDS encoding outer membrane beta-barrel protein, protein MKKISYCILSLGIACNASANTNTEDETIYIGGKIGWTHFSNGCESQNLDCDKEAMGGGVFLGYKLNEWLAIEGGYDYLGKAKAIYPSLDDPSIDAPYSAKFQGIELGLKADYYLNDNWNVFGKVGGLGWRADKKGEELNYDVEGRDQDISLMLGAGLEYRLTKQLKTRFEYQWFDSVGGENTGGSNINFITIGLTYSFGSKEEVVVIAEPDPPVRIVKAEKLTLNELNGQALFGFDSAKLSSEVEAHFDSILERLKNNPTSELSIVGHTDSQGSDKYNEGLSLRRAQSVANYFESNGIAMSRIKVEGRGETDPVADNNTLKGRSMNRRVDLISPAFTSEVKP, encoded by the coding sequence ATGAAGAAGATATCGTATTGTATTTTAAGTTTGGGTATTGCATGTAATGCTAGTGCAAATACCAATACCGAAGATGAAACCATCTATATTGGTGGCAAAATCGGTTGGACTCATTTTTCTAATGGTTGTGAATCACAAAATTTAGATTGTGATAAAGAAGCTATGGGGGGAGGTGTTTTTCTTGGTTATAAACTAAATGAATGGCTTGCAATTGAAGGTGGGTATGATTATTTAGGTAAAGCGAAAGCGATTTACCCAAGTCTTGATGACCCTTCTATTGATGCTCCTTATAGCGCAAAGTTTCAAGGTATAGAGTTAGGACTTAAGGCTGACTATTATTTAAATGATAATTGGAATGTTTTTGGCAAAGTTGGTGGCCTTGGATGGAGAGCAGATAAGAAAGGAGAAGAATTAAACTATGACGTTGAAGGACGGGATCAAGATATTTCGTTAATGCTTGGGGCTGGCCTTGAGTACCGTTTAACTAAACAGTTAAAAACTCGATTTGAATATCAATGGTTTGATAGTGTTGGTGGTGAAAATACAGGTGGTTCAAATATTAATTTTATTACGATTGGCTTGACTTATTCTTTTGGTTCAAAAGAGGAAGTAGTCGTTATTGCCGAGCCTGATCCACCAGTACGTATTGTTAAAGCAGAAAAACTTACCCTTAATGAGCTGAATGGACAAGCTTTGTTTGGCTTTGATAGTGCTAAATTATCTTCAGAAGTAGAAGCCCATTTTGATTCAATTTTAGAAAGACTTAAAAACAACCCAACATCGGAATTAAGTATTGTCGGTCATACGGACTCTCAAGGTTCAGATAAATACAATGAAGGGTTATCTTTGAGACGAGCACAGAGTGTTGCTAATTACTTTGAAAGCAATGGTATTGCAATGAGTCGAATCAAAGTTGAAGGTCGAGGTGAGACCGATCCTGTTGCCGATAATAACACGCTAAAAGGGCGATCAATGAACCGTCGTGTTGATTTAATTTCTCCTGCTTTTACTTCAGAGGTTAAACCATGA